In Anaerolineae bacterium, the DNA window CCGCGCATCTGGCCGGCTTTCGGTCCGTTGGTGTAAATGGCATGGCACACGGCGTCCACCGCCTCCCAGCGGTACGGCCCGCCGCCGGAGACCAGGGCGTACTGCGGTATCCAGCGGCCGGCGGAGTCATAGGCGCCGGTGTTGGCCAGGATGCGCAGGTGCAGTCCGGTGAGGGTGCCGTCCCGGCGGGCGCCGATCCGATAGCGCATGCGGTAGGGATGGCGTTTGGGGGAGGCGTTGAAGGATTCATGGCGGGTGTAGGCCAGGCGCACCGGCCGGCGCACGTAGTAGGCCGCCAGCGCGCCGGCGATGACCGGCCACGGGTCCTGCTTGCCGCCGAAGGCTCCGCCCATGGGCGGCGTGATGACGCGCACCTTTTCCGGCGGCAGGCCCATGGCCCAGGCGGTGAAATCGCGCGCCCAGTGCGGCTCCTGCGTGCCGGCGATCAGCGTCAGCACCTCGTTCTCGTCCCAATAGCCCACCACCGTCTCGCGCTCCAGCGCCGAGTGCTCCAGGAAGACGGTCTCGTACTGCGTCTCCAGGCGCAGGTCGGCCCGCGCCATGGCCGGCTCCAGCTCTCCAAAGTGAATCTCATAGGAGTTCAAGATGTTGCCGCCGGCGTGGATGGGCGGGAAATCAGGCGACAGCGCCTCTTCCTGGTCGAAGGTATGCGGCAGGATTTCATACTCCACCTGCACCGCGCCCGCGGCGGCGCGCGCTTGCTCCATCGTTTCCGCCACCACAACGGCCACCGCATCGCCGATCATGCGCACCGAATCGCCCGGGAAAACCAGGACATGCTCGTCCAGGCTGTAATCGTCGAGGTCGTTATGGCCGGGGATATCCTGTGCGGTCAGCACCTTGACGACGCCGGGCATGCGCTCCGCCGGCGTCGTGTCAATCCGCAGGACCCTGGCGTGCGGATGGGGACTGCGGGTGATGGCGGCATAGAGCATGCCGGGCAATTTGATGTCCTCGGCGTAGCGCGCCTTGCCGGTGACCTTCTCGACGGCGTCCACGCGGGTCAGGCGTTTGCCGATGATGGGCGCGCTGTAGGGCCGGCCGTCGGCGTGGTGGGGGAGGGCCGGCGGCGGGGGTGTCTCGCCCCGCATCATGGCCGCCGCCGCTTCCACCGCCGCGATGATGGTGTTGTAGCCGGTACAGCGGCAGAGGTTGCCGCCCAGCTCTTCCAGGATGCGCTGACGGCTGGGGCGCGGGTCCCGCAGTAAGAGCGCCGCGGCGGAGATGATCATACCGGGGGTGCAGTAGCCGCACTGCACTGCGCCGTGCTCGATAAAGGCCTGCTGGAGCGGGTGCAGGCGTTCATCACTGCCCAGGCCTTCGATGGTGATGATCTGCCGGCCGGCGACCTTGCCCACCGGTATCAGGCAGGAGCGCACCGCCTCCCCATCCAGCAGTACCGCACAGGCACCGCATTCCCCCTCGCCGTCGCAAGCCTGCTTGGGACCGGTAACGTCGAAATCCTCGCGCAGGACCGTCAGCAGACTGCGGCCGGGGTCGCCCATATATGTCACTTCCTGTCCGTTCAGGAGGAACCGGATCTCTGCCATATGTCGTTGTCGTGCACCTCGTCCTTGAATTTTTGCGTTGACCAACCAGGGATCAGGTGACAAGCCGCCGGCGCGCTGACCGTCACCCGGTTGTCCTTGGGAGATGCTCGCACAGCGCGGCCGCAAAGGGCCTCACGTCGGGCAGTGCCTCGAACTGTCGGACCGCTTCCAGCACTTGTTCGATGAAATCCGCCGGCAGGAGGCGGCCGGCCAGCCAGCGGAACTTGCGCTCCGCCTTTTCCTCATCCCAGGGCTGAGGGTAGGCGATGTTCCCTTCGACCGGCCCACTGCGGAACGTGCGGCCGTCGCGCAGGGTGATGGTGACACTGCTCAGGTATTTGCCGCCGGCCTCCCCGCGCGCCATCTTCTCGTATAATGCGGTGTATTCCGGCGACTCCACCAGCTCCACCTTGCTCGCCAGCTCGCGCAGGCGCTCGTCCTGCAGGCGCTTTTCCAGCACCTGCGCCGGCCCGATCTCCCCGTCCACCAGCAGACAGGCCAACGGCCAGGCCACGTTGAACTGGGCCTCCTCGGTGGTGGCCGGCAGGTTGGCGCCCAGCCGTACAGCATTATGGAAGGTCTCGATGCGGATGTGGCTGATATCCTCGATGCGAATATGGTGTTCATCCACCAGCCGGCGCGCTGCGTCAAAGCTGGCGTGGCCCCAGGCGCAGGCACAGTAGGTCTTGAAGATGACGCCATCCACCATGATGAAATGCCGGCCGATGTCGCTTACCCAATCGGCATAGGTCTCGAGGCTGAACAGGCTGGGAATGCCAGTGAAACCGCGCGCCGCCAGTTGGGCGGACAGGATGCCGTTCATCGCTCCCCAGCCGATGCCGTGCTTGACCATGGCCGGGTGGTCAATGTCGCGCATCATGGGCAGGTTGGGCGCGTGGTATTCGGCGATGCCCAGGGCGTGCTGTATCTGCGCCGGCGGCAGGCCCATCAGATGCGATGCCACCGCCGCGCAGGCCACCGACCCCCACGAGCCGCAGGCCTGATACTCGCGGTGCGTCGCGTGCCAAATGCGGGCAGCGCGGTGGGCCACCTCGTAGCCGACCACCATGCCGGCCAGCATCTCCGCCCCGCTCCGTCCCAGCGCCTCGGACAGCGCCAGCGCCGTGGGGAAAATCTGCGCGCCGGGGTGCCCCTTGGTGTAGAGCGCGCAGTCGTCAATGTCTATGGCGTTGGCGGCATAGCCATTGGCGAAGGCCGCGCCGGCGGCGGATGCCCGCCGGCCGCTACAGAGGATGGTCGCCTGCTCGCCGGGCCAGGTCTCCTCCGCAAATTCGGCGGTGATGCGCGCCACGGGAGCCTGCAGGCCGGCCAGCGCCGCCCCCAGGGCATCCAACAGGGTCAGGCGCGCCTTGCGCTGTACCGCCGGCGGCAGGAGCTCCCAGCGTGTGCCGGCGATGAACTGGGCGACCAGGGCCGTGCCATCCATCAATGCGCCCCCTCCACAATGGCGTCAATTTTCGCCTGTACGTCCTTCGGC includes these proteins:
- a CDS encoding molybdopterin-dependent oxidoreductase gives rise to the protein MAEIRFLLNGQEVTYMGDPGRSLLTVLREDFDVTGPKQACDGEGECGACAVLLDGEAVRSCLIPVGKVAGRQIITIEGLGSDERLHPLQQAFIEHGAVQCGYCTPGMIISAAALLLRDPRPSRQRILEELGGNLCRCTGYNTIIAAVEAAAAMMRGETPPPPALPHHADGRPYSAPIIGKRLTRVDAVEKVTGKARYAEDIKLPGMLYAAITRSPHPHARVLRIDTTPAERMPGVVKVLTAQDIPGHNDLDDYSLDEHVLVFPGDSVRMIGDAVAVVVAETMEQARAAAGAVQVEYEILPHTFDQEEALSPDFPPIHAGGNILNSYEIHFGELEPAMARADLRLETQYETVFLEHSALERETVVGYWDENEVLTLIAGTQEPHWARDFTAWAMGLPPEKVRVITPPMGGAFGGKQDPWPVIAGALAAYYVRRPVRLAYTRHESFNASPKRHPYRMRYRIGARRDGTLTGLHLRILANTGAYDSAGRWIPQYALVSGGGPYRWEAVDAVCHAIYTNGPKAGQMRGFGTPQSMFALECTLDELAEQLGMDPLELRLRNALDGQTTTFLGYPPAETFAYRECLESIRPHYQAALAAAEEYNRRHAGTPWRRGVGLAGMWYRFGKSGDPRCPAEAELREDGTLAFYFSAPDYGQGTSTVMLQLAAETLGIPVEYLEFVNADTGLTPDSGIQGASRSTYWVGGAVHQAAKTLKEQIFAMAAEMLEAPPDQLTLTPASVKGPNGQEVTLAEVARQMKRAGWSLRVRGVFAPSPSLPETRPEYLPFFATGVQFAEVDVNIETGEVKVVRMVAVHDVGRAINPQSVLGQIEGAIVMGMGAALEEEFIPGASTGFSNYYLPGAVEVPKIEVYLVEVASNWGPMGAKGLGEMAILASTPAIINGIYRASGGRVRKLPATPERVRQAIQEARNR
- a CDS encoding MmgE/PrpD family protein, yielding MDGTALVAQFIAGTRWELLPPAVQRKARLTLLDALGAALAGLQAPVARITAEFAEETWPGEQATILCSGRRASAAGAAFANGYAANAIDIDDCALYTKGHPGAQIFPTALALSEALGRSGAEMLAGMVVGYEVAHRAARIWHATHREYQACGSWGSVACAAVASHLMGLPPAQIQHALGIAEYHAPNLPMMRDIDHPAMVKHGIGWGAMNGILSAQLAARGFTGIPSLFSLETYADWVSDIGRHFIMVDGVIFKTYCACAWGHASFDAARRLVDEHHIRIEDISHIRIETFHNAVRLGANLPATTEEAQFNVAWPLACLLVDGEIGPAQVLEKRLQDERLRELASKVELVESPEYTALYEKMARGEAGGKYLSSVTITLRDGRTFRSGPVEGNIAYPQPWDEEKAERKFRWLAGRLLPADFIEQVLEAVRQFEALPDVRPFAAALCEHLPRTTG